The following are encoded in a window of Fusarium oxysporum f. sp. lycopersici 4287 chromosome 5, whole genome shotgun sequence genomic DNA:
- a CDS encoding E3 ubiquitin-protein ligase BRE1 (At least one base has a quality score < 10) → MQEYSRKASTYESRLEELHKRSVHHDDHLRLIDAWWRQVLEEMELLSDSEITSTTPSDPPYLSGVTFKDLHEFQKHLSDKGKTIKSRAEALLGRLASSRGKIDPDAAALENKVASLLATQKEYLFKLDRLKSEKDQLSEQLNAATLRYFKAEKKLDRAKSFQVQKLEQQAFANATRPSASGDGSAEAGETNGNAGELLLKYEEATAAATKQKEQLDVILAEIKTLQDENSTLKAKRETLTDEDFIRTDVFKQFKNQNEDLIKRINTLEATNKQLREEAEKLQAERSMFRTQLEADANQVTQELEAEIISRDQDLARVRSARDELLAETTQHKARLEQDRASIDQVKALASAKEDRITALEAKLSRLQPNEDQQAIRPDIEALTIDELRLHYTKLERDFNSINTEFPAMEKAYKKIIQIAQKKAMDTSAAEERMAILIAEKSKADQKYFAARKDADTRNNEIRSLRHQNSKSSEIIAQLKDLESQNRTLLGNLDKQLTDLKQANAALMTENKKMETASLDALRRTESLNKQVADLTNLVKSKDAASAVVRERNTMQETEVEKMKVRLEHTQKDRDNWKNKALSNASEEEEMLRTFALCTICRINFKNTALKTCGHLFCNQCVDDRISNRMRKCPTCSRAFDKMDVMPVHH, encoded by the exons ATGCAAGAATATAGTCGAAAGGCTTCTACGTACGAGTCACGCCTCGAGGAACTTCACAAAAGATCTGTCCATCATGACGACCACTTGAGACTTATCGATGCTTGGTGGCGACAG GTGCTTGAGGAAATGGAGCTTCTTTCAGACTCGGAGATCACTTCTACAACACCATCCG ATCCTCCTTATCTGAGTGGCGTGACTTTCAAGGATCTTCATGAATTCCAGAAACATCTATCCGACAAAGGCAAGACGATCAAATCCAGAGCTGAAGCACTCCTCGGACGATTGGCCTCTTCGCGAGGCAAGATTGACCCCGACGCTGCTGCGCTGGAGAATAAGGTTGCAAGTCTGCTGGCAACACAAAAGGAATACTTGTTCAAACTGGACCGTTTGAAGAGTGAAAAGGACCAGCTGTCTGAACAACTGAATGCTGCGACTTTGCGATATTTCAAAGCGGAGAAGAAACTAGACCGCGCCAAAAGCTTTCAGGTGCAGAAGCTAGAACAACAAGCATTTGCTAATGCCACTCGCCCTTCTGCATCTGGCGATGGGAGTGCTGAGGCCGGCGAAACAAATGGCAATGCGGGTGAACTGTTGCTCAAGTATGAAGAGGCAACTGCAGCTGCTACCAAGCAAAAGGAACAACTCGACGTCATCCTGGCTGAAATCAAGACCCTTCAGGACGAGAACTCGACTCTTAAAGCGAAGAGGGAGACCTTAACCGATGAAGACTTCATTCGGACCGACGTTTTCAAACAATTCAAAAACCAGAACGAGGATCTCATCAAACGTATAAACACCCTTGAAGCTACAAACAAACAGCTGCGAGAAGAAGCCGAAAAACTACAAGCAGAGCGGTCGATGTTCAGAACTCAGCTTGAAGCAGACGCAAATCAGGTGACACAGGAActtgaagctgagatcatTTCCAGAGATCAAGATCTTGCCCGAGTGCGATCGGCGCGCGATGAATTGCTGGCCGAAACTACGCAACACAAGGCAAGATTAGAACAGGACCGGGCATCAATCGATCAAGTCAAGGCTCTGGCGTCTGCCAAAGAGGATAGAATTACGGCTTTGGAAGCAAAACTTTCACGCCTTCAACCGAACGAGGACCAGCAAGCTATTCGCCCGGATATCGAGGCATTGACAATTGATGAGCTTCGTCTGCACTACACAAAATTGGAACGGGATTTCAACTCTATCAACACTGAATTCCCGGCTATGGAAAAGGCATACAAGAAAATAATTCAAATTGCTCAAAAGAAAGCGATGGATACCAGTGCTGCAGAGGAACGCATGGCAATACTAATTGCAGAGAAGAGTAAAGCTGACCAGAAATACTTTGCCGCGCGAAAGGACGCAGATACACGCAACAACGAGATTCGATCATTGCGGCACCAGAACAGCAAGAGTTCGGAAATCATCGCCCAGCTAAAGGACCTCGAATCGCAGAACCGTACCCTACTGGGTAATTTGGATAAACAGTTAACCGATTTGAAACAAGCAAATGCCGCCCTGATGAcggagaacaagaagatggaaaCAGCAAGCCTCGATGCTCTCCGCCGTACTGAATCTCTGAACAAGCAAGTTGCTGACCTGACAAACCTGGTCAAATCTAAAGATGCGGCTTCTGCTGTGGTTCGTGAGCGCAACACGATGCAAGAGACTGAggtggagaagatgaaggtaCGCCTCGAGCATACACAGAAAGATCGCGACAATTGGAAGAATAAGGCATTGAGCAATGcgtctgaagaagaagaaatgtTACGG ACGTTCGCTCTATGCACTATTTGTCGTATCAATTTCAAGAATACGGCGTTGAAGACGTGTGGCCATTTATTCTGCAACCAATGTGTGGATGATCGCATCAGCAATCGCATGCGGAAATGTCCTACATGTTCCCGAGCATTTGACAAGATGGACGTTATGCCCGTCCATCATTGA
- a CDS encoding ATP-binding cassette, subfamily B (MDR/TAP), member 1 (At least one base has a quality score < 10), with translation MTEISEKTAAATSSSDPSRPSSSSHSGSGSTDKDAVRPHMKSSSDPNNEKLDLTKADSAVVVPPKAENIEDHYRHLPPDEAEVLRRQVVSPEVKQGVAVLYRYASRNDILIILVSGLCAIAGGAALPLMTVVFGNLQGVFQDFFVNRTLTSSAFNDKLVEFVLYFVYLGIGEFIVVYISTVGFIWTGEHIAGKIRSHYLESCLRQNIGFFDQIGAGEVVTRITSDTNLIQDGISEKVSLTLAAVATFVSAFIIGFIKYWKLTLILFSTVIALLINMGGGSSFILKYNRQSLEAYAHGGSLADEVISSIRNAVAFGTQERLARQYDAHLKNAEYFGFRVKGAVACMIAGMMLVLYLNYGLAFWQGSKMLVDGETSLSNILTILMAVMIGAFNLGNVAPNIQAFTNAVAAAAKIFNTIDRVSPLDSSSNEGEKLENIQGSIRLSKIKHIYPSRPEVTVMDDVSLEIPAGKVTALVGASGSGKSTIVGLVERFYDPVQGTVYLDGHDISKLNLRWLRQQMALVSQEPTLFGTTIFNNIRHGLIGTKHEEASEEKQRELVIEAAKKANAHDFVSSLPEKYETNVGERGFLLSGGQKQRIAIARAIVSDPKILLLDEATSALDTKSEGVVQAALENASEGRTTITIAHRLSTIRDAHNIVVMSNGRIVEQGTHNELLENKGPYSKLVSAQKIAAAETMTPEEQAAIDEKEVSLMRKMTSEKQAAIIADPNDDIAARLDRTSTTKSASSLALQGRKAEAEQKYGLWILIKLIASFNKREWGFMITGLIFSAICGGGNPTQAVFFAKQITTLSVPVTDQNRHQIKKDSDFWSAMYLMLAFVQLFAFIIQGVLFAKCSERLVHRVRDRAFRAMLRQDVAFFDRDENTAGALTSFLSTETTHVAGLSGVTLGTLLMVGTTLIAAIVLSLAIQWKLSLVCISLIPVLLGCGFFRFWILAKFQHRAKAAYDSSAGFASEAISAIRTVASLTREEDVLKTYRDSLAVQQRKSLISVLKSSTLYAALQSLLFACFAVGFYYGGTLIAKFELSMFQFFLCFMAIIFGAQSAGTIFSFAPDMGKAHHAAGELKKLFDRQPVVDTWSDTGERLSQVEGTLEFRDVHFRYPTRPEQPVLRGLNLVVRPGQYIALVGASGCGKSTTIALLERFYDPLSGGVFIDGHEISTLNINDYRSHIALVSQEPTLYQGTIKENILLGTAREDVSDKDVEFACREANIYDFIISLPDGFNTIVGSKGALLSGGQKQRIAIARALIRDPKILLLDEATSALDSESEHVVQAALDKAAKGRTTIAVAHRLSTIQKADVIYVFDQGRIVEQGTHTELMKKKGRYAELVNLQSLEKQS, from the exons ATGACCGAAATTTCGGAAAAGACAGCCGCTGCAACAAGTAGCAGCGATCCCTCGCGACCATCGTCGTCAAGCCACAGCGGGAGTGGTTCAACCGACAAAGATGCAGTTCGCCCACACATGAAATCTTCGAGCGACCCCAACAACGAAAAGCTGGACCTGACAAAGGCCGATTCAGCAGTCGTTGTGCCCCCCAAAGCAGAAAATATCGAGGATCACTATAGACACTTGCCGCCTGACGAAGCCGAGGTATTGCGACGCCAAGTGGTTAGCCCCGAAGTCAAGCAGGGCGTGGCTGTACTATACAGATATGCCTCCCGCAACGACATCTTAATTATTCTAGTTTCTGGTCTTTGCGCCATTGCCGGCGGCGCGGCGCTTCCTCTTATGACCGTTGTCTTCGGAAATCTTCAAGGCGTTTTCCAAGACTTTTTTGTGAATCGTACCTTGACAAGCAGTGCCTTCAACGACAAATTGGTGGAATTCGTTTTGTACTTTGTCTATTTAGGCATTGGCGAATTCATTGTCGTATACATTTCGACTGTTGGGTTTATTTGGACCGGAGAGCACATCGCTGGAAAGATTAGGTCTCATTACCTTGAAAGCTGCTTAAGACAAAACATCGGTTTCTTCGATCAAATTGGCGCAGGCGAAGTGGTCACAAGAATTACGTCCGACACGAATCTCATCCAAGATGGCATCTCGGAGAAGGTGTCTCTCACTCTTGCAGCTGTGGCTACATTCGTCTCGGCCTTCATCATCGGTTTCATCAAGTACTGGAAACTGACCCTGATCCTTTTTTCCACCGTCATTGCTCTCCTGATCAACATGGGCGGTGGTTCGTCCTTcatattaaaatataatcGACAAAGTCTTGAAGCCTATGCTCATGGAGGAAGTCTTGCAGACGAGGTCATCAGTTCTATTCGAAACGCTGTCGCATTCGGGACGCAGGAACGCCTTGCCAGGCAATATGACGCCCATCTCAAGAATGCGGAATACTTTGGGTTCCGTGTCAAAGGCGCTGTCGCTTGTATGATTGCAG GCATGATGCTGGTCCTGTACCTCAACTATGGTCTGGCCTTTTGGCAAGGTAGCAAGATGCTTGTAGATGGTGAAACTTCACTTTCTAACATCCTTACTATCCTCATGGCCGTGATGATTGGAGCCTTTAACCTAGGCAACGTTGCCCCTAACATTCAG GCTTTTACGAATGcagttgctgctgctgccaagatcttcaataCAATCGATCGTGTTTCTCCCCTCGATTCCTCTAGCAATGAGGgcgagaagctcgagaataTTCAGGGCTCTATCCGGCTCTCGAAAATCAAACACATCTACCCGTCTCGCCCGGAAGTCACGGTTATGGATGATGTGAGTCTCGAAATCCCGGCCGGCAAGGTGACGGCTCTTGTTGGGGCCTCAGGCTCGGGCAAATCGACGATTGTGGGCTTGGTTGAACGGTTCTACGATCCTGTGCAAGGCACAGTTTACCTGGATGGGCACGATATCTCAAAGCTTAATCTCCGATGGCTACGACAGCAAATGGCTCTTGTCAGCCAGGAACCTACACTCTTTGGCACTACTATCTTTAACAACATTCGTCACGGTTTGATCGGCACCAAGCATGAAGAGGCGAGCGAGGAAAAACAGCGTGAGCTGGTTATtgaagcagccaagaaggcaAACGCGCATGACTTTGTTTCTTCCCTTCCCGAAAAATACGAAACCAACGTTGGAGAACGAGGATTTCTCCTCTCAGGTGGCCAGAAGCAGCGTATTGCTATCGCTCGTGCCATCGTTTCTGATCCCAAGA ttctcctcctcgacgaAGCAACAAGTGCTCTCGATACCAAGTCGGAGGGTGTTGTGCAAGCTGCGCTTGAGAACGCTTCCGAGGGTCGCACAACCATCACCATTGCTCATCGCCTTTCAACTATTAGGGATGCCCACAACATCGTTGTGATGTCCAACGGTCGTATTGTCGAACAGGGTACTCACAACGAACTTCTAGAGAACAAGGGTCCATATTCAAAGCTCGTTTCGGCACAGAAAATTGCCGCTGCTGAGACGATGACCCCTGAGGAGCAAGCTGctattgatgagaaggaggtATCACTTATGCGGAAGATGACGAGCGAGAAACAGGCTGCAATTATCGCTGACCCTAACGATGACATCGCAGCCAGGCTGGACCGCACAAGCACCACAAAATCCGCATCGAGTCTGGCTCTTCAAGGTCGCAAAGCCGAGGCCGAACAAAAGTATGGCTTGTGGATACTTATCAAACTCATCGCGTCTTTCAACAAAAGGGAATGGGGATTTATGATTACGGGACTCATATTCTCCGCTATATGTGGAGGAGGCAATCCTACTCAAGCTG TTTTCTTTGCTAAGCAGATCACGACTCTGTCAGTGCCTGTAACAGACCAGAACCGTCACCAAATCAAGAAAGATTCTGATTTCTGGAGCGCTATGTATCTCATGCTCGCCTTTGTTCAGTTGTTTGCATTCATTATTCAGGGTGTCTTGTTTGCGAAATGTTCTGAGCGACTAGTCCACAGAGTACGAGACCGAGCTTTCCGAGCCATGCTTCGTCAAGATGTTGCCTTCTTTGACCGCGATGAGAACACTGCAGGAGCACTCACTTCATTTCTTTCGACTGAAACAACTCACGTTGCTGGACTGAGTGGCGTGACTCTGGGCACGCTGTTAATGGTTGGCACGACACTCATCGCTGCCATTGTTCTATCCCTAGCAATTCAGTGGAAGCTTTCACTCGTGTGTATCTCATTGATCCCCGTCCTCTTGGGATGTGGCTTTTTCCGCTTCTGGATCCTCGCGAAATTTCAGCACCGCGCTAAGGCTGCCTATGACAGCTCTGCCGGGTTTGCCTCCGAGGCAATATCCGCCATCCGAACCGTCGCCTCACTGACGAGGGAAGAAGATGTCTTAAAAACCTACAGAGATTCTCTTGCCGTACAGCAACGCAAGAGTTTAATCTCGGTCCTCAAGTCCTCAACGCTGTACGCCGCTTTGCAGTCCCTCCTTTTCGCATGCTTCGCAGTCGGCTTCTATTATGGCGGTACCCTCATAGCGAAGTTCGAGTTGAGCATGTTCCAATTCTTTCTCTGCTTTATGGCGATCATTTTCGGCGCCCAATCAGCCG GTAcaatcttctccttcgcTCCTGACATGGGTAAAGCGCACCACGCTGCCGGAGAACTCAAAAAGTTGTTTGATAGACAGCCCGTGGTTGACACTTGGTCAGATACTGGAGAGCGGTTGTCTCAGGTAGAGGGCACTCTCGAATTCCGTGATGTTCACTTCCGTTATCCTACGAGACCCGAGCAACCTGTTCTGCGTGGGCTGAATCTTGTCGTAAGACCTGGACAGTATATTGCCCTTGTGGGCGCATCAGGCTGCGGAAAGTCTACTACCATTGCACTTTTAGAACGATTCTACGATCCCCTTTCTGGCGGTGTGTTCATCGATGGGCACGAAATCAGTACGCTGAATATAAACGACTATAGATCGCACATTGCACTTGTCAGTCAGGAGCCTACACTTTACCAAGGAACCATCAAGGAAAACATCCTTTTAGGTACCGCACGCGAGGACGTCTCCGATAAGGATGTCGAATTTGCCTGTCGCGAGGCTAATATATACGACTTCATTATCTCACTCCCCGAtggcttcaacaccattgTTGGTAGCAAGGGTGCGTTGCTGTCTGGTGGGCAGAAGCAACGTATTGCTATTGCAAGAGCTTTAATCCGAGATCCTAAGATCTTGCTCCTTGATGAAGCGACATCGGCTCTAGACTCTGAGTCGGAACATGTGGTACAGGCAGCGTTGGACAAGGCGGCTAAGGGCCGAACTACCATAGCTGTTGCCCATCGTCTTAGCACTATTCAAAAGGCCGATGTCATTTACGTTTTTGACCAAGGTCGTATCGTTGAGCAAGGAACACATACggagttgatgaagaagaaaggacGTTACGCTGAGTTGGTTAACTTACAGAGCCTCGAGAAGCAGTCGTAG
- a CDS encoding E3 ubiquitin-protein ligase BRE1 (At least one base has a quality score < 10), whose translation MELLSDSEITSTTPSDPPYLSGVTFKDLHEFQKHLSDKGKTIKSRAEALLGRLASSRGKIDPDAAALENKVASLLATQKEYLFKLDRLKSEKDQLSEQLNAATLRYFKAEKKLDRAKSFQVQKLEQQAFANATRPSASGDGSAEAGETNGNAGELLLKYEEATAAATKQKEQLDVILAEIKTLQDENSTLKAKRETLTDEDFIRTDVFKQFKNQNEDLIKRINTLEATNKQLREEAEKLQAERSMFRTQLEADANQVTQELEAEIISRDQDLARVRSARDELLAETTQHKARLEQDRASIDQVKALASAKEDRITALEAKLSRLQPNEDQQAIRPDIEALTIDELRLHYTKLERDFNSINTEFPAMEKAYKKIIQIAQKKAMDTSAAEERMAILIAEKSKADQKYFAARKDADTRNNEIRSLRHQNSKSSEIIAQLKDLESQNRTLLGNLDKQLTDLKQANAALMTENKKMETASLDALRRTESLNKQVADLTNLVKSKDAASAVVRERNTMQETEVEKMKVRLEHTQKDRDNWKNKALSNASEEEEMLRTFALCTICRINFKNTALKTCGHLFCNQCVDDRISNRMRKCPTCSRAFDKMDVMPVHH comes from the exons ATGGAGCTTCTTTCAGACTCGGAGATCACTTCTACAACACCATCCG ATCCTCCTTATCTGAGTGGCGTGACTTTCAAGGATCTTCATGAATTCCAGAAACATCTATCCGACAAAGGCAAGACGATCAAATCCAGAGCTGAAGCACTCCTCGGACGATTGGCCTCTTCGCGAGGCAAGATTGACCCCGACGCTGCTGCGCTGGAGAATAAGGTTGCAAGTCTGCTGGCAACACAAAAGGAATACTTGTTCAAACTGGACCGTTTGAAGAGTGAAAAGGACCAGCTGTCTGAACAACTGAATGCTGCGACTTTGCGATATTTCAAAGCGGAGAAGAAACTAGACCGCGCCAAAAGCTTTCAGGTGCAGAAGCTAGAACAACAAGCATTTGCTAATGCCACTCGCCCTTCTGCATCTGGCGATGGGAGTGCTGAGGCCGGCGAAACAAATGGCAATGCGGGTGAACTGTTGCTCAAGTATGAAGAGGCAACTGCAGCTGCTACCAAGCAAAAGGAACAACTCGACGTCATCCTGGCTGAAATCAAGACCCTTCAGGACGAGAACTCGACTCTTAAAGCGAAGAGGGAGACCTTAACCGATGAAGACTTCATTCGGACCGACGTTTTCAAACAATTCAAAAACCAGAACGAGGATCTCATCAAACGTATAAACACCCTTGAAGCTACAAACAAACAGCTGCGAGAAGAAGCCGAAAAACTACAAGCAGAGCGGTCGATGTTCAGAACTCAGCTTGAAGCAGACGCAAATCAGGTGACACAGGAActtgaagctgagatcatTTCCAGAGATCAAGATCTTGCCCGAGTGCGATCGGCGCGCGATGAATTGCTGGCCGAAACTACGCAACACAAGGCAAGATTAGAACAGGACCGGGCATCAATCGATCAAGTCAAGGCTCTGGCGTCTGCCAAAGAGGATAGAATTACGGCTTTGGAAGCAAAACTTTCACGCCTTCAACCGAACGAGGACCAGCAAGCTATTCGCCCGGATATCGAGGCATTGACAATTGATGAGCTTCGTCTGCACTACACAAAATTGGAACGGGATTTCAACTCTATCAACACTGAATTCCCGGCTATGGAAAAGGCATACAAGAAAATAATTCAAATTGCTCAAAAGAAAGCGATGGATACCAGTGCTGCAGAGGAACGCATGGCAATACTAATTGCAGAGAAGAGTAAAGCTGACCAGAAATACTTTGCCGCGCGAAAGGACGCAGATACACGCAACAACGAGATTCGATCATTGCGGCACCAGAACAGCAAGAGTTCGGAAATCATCGCCCAGCTAAAGGACCTCGAATCGCAGAACCGTACCCTACTGGGTAATTTGGATAAACAGTTAACCGATTTGAAACAAGCAAATGCCGCCCTGATGAcggagaacaagaagatggaaaCAGCAAGCCTCGATGCTCTCCGCCGTACTGAATCTCTGAACAAGCAAGTTGCTGACCTGACAAACCTGGTCAAATCTAAAGATGCGGCTTCTGCTGTGGTTCGTGAGCGCAACACGATGCAAGAGACTGAggtggagaagatgaaggtaCGCCTCGAGCATACACAGAAAGATCGCGACAATTGGAAGAATAAGGCATTGAGCAATGcgtctgaagaagaagaaatgtTACGG ACGTTCGCTCTATGCACTATTTGTCGTATCAATTTCAAGAATACGGCGTTGAAGACGTGTGGCCATTTATTCTGCAACCAATGTGTGGATGATCGCATCAGCAATCGCATGCGGAAATGTCCTACATGTTCCCGAGCATTTGACAAGATGGACGTTATGCCCGTCCATCATTGA
- a CDS encoding ATP-binding cassette, subfamily B (MDR/TAP), member 1 (At least one base has a quality score < 10): protein MTEISEKTAAATSSSDPSRPSSSSHSGSGSTDKDAVRPHMKSSSDPNNEKLDLTKADSAVVVPPKAENIEDHYRHLPPDEAEVLRRQVVSPEVKQGVAVLYRYASRNDILIILVSGLCAIAGGAALPLMTVVFGNLQGVFQDFFVNRTLTSSAFNDKLVEFVLYFVYLGIGEFIVVYISTVGFIWTGEHIAGKIRSHYLESCLRQNIGFFDQIGAGEVVTRITSDTNLIQDGISEKVSLTLAAVATFVSAFIIGFIKYWKLTLILFSTVIALLINMGGGSSFILKYNRQSLEAYAHGGSLADEVISSIRNAVAFGTQERLARQYDAHLKNAEYFGFRVKGAVACMIAGMMLVLYLNYGLAFWQGSKMLVDGETSLSNILTILMAVMIGAFNLGNVAPNIQAFTNAVAAAAKIFNTIDRVSPLDSSSNEGEKLENIQGSIRLSKIKHIYPSRPEVTVMDDVSLEIPAGKVTALVGASGSGKSTIVGLVERFYDPVQGTVYLDGHDISKLNLRWLRQQMALVSQEPTLFGTTIFNNIRHGLIGTKHEEASEEKQRELVIEAAKKANAHDFVSSLPEKYETNVGERGFLLSGGQKQRIAIARAIVSDPKILLLDEATSALDTKSEGVVQAALENASEGRTTITIAHRLSTIRDAHNIVVMSNGRIVEQGTHNELLENKGPYSKLVSAQKIAAAETMTPEEQAAIDEKEVSLMRKMTSEKQAAIIADPNDDIAARLDRTSTTKSASSLALQGRKAEAEQKYGLWILIKLIASFNKREWGFMITGLIFSAICGGGNPTQAVFFAKQITTLSVPVTDQNRHQIKKDSDFWSAMYLMLAFVQLFAFIIQGVLFAKCSERLVHRVRDRAFRAMLRQDVAFFDRDENTAGALTSFLSTETTHVAGLSGVTLGTLLMVGTTLIAAIVLSLAIQWKLSLVCISLIPVLLGCGFFRFWILAKFQHRAKAAYDSSAGFASEAISAIRTVASLTREEDVLKTYRDSLAVQQRKSLISVLKSSTLYAALQSLLFACFAVGFYYGGTLIAKFELSMFQFFLCFMAIIFGAQSAGAYQ, encoded by the exons ATGACCGAAATTTCGGAAAAGACAGCCGCTGCAACAAGTAGCAGCGATCCCTCGCGACCATCGTCGTCAAGCCACAGCGGGAGTGGTTCAACCGACAAAGATGCAGTTCGCCCACACATGAAATCTTCGAGCGACCCCAACAACGAAAAGCTGGACCTGACAAAGGCCGATTCAGCAGTCGTTGTGCCCCCCAAAGCAGAAAATATCGAGGATCACTATAGACACTTGCCGCCTGACGAAGCCGAGGTATTGCGACGCCAAGTGGTTAGCCCCGAAGTCAAGCAGGGCGTGGCTGTACTATACAGATATGCCTCCCGCAACGACATCTTAATTATTCTAGTTTCTGGTCTTTGCGCCATTGCCGGCGGCGCGGCGCTTCCTCTTATGACCGTTGTCTTCGGAAATCTTCAAGGCGTTTTCCAAGACTTTTTTGTGAATCGTACCTTGACAAGCAGTGCCTTCAACGACAAATTGGTGGAATTCGTTTTGTACTTTGTCTATTTAGGCATTGGCGAATTCATTGTCGTATACATTTCGACTGTTGGGTTTATTTGGACCGGAGAGCACATCGCTGGAAAGATTAGGTCTCATTACCTTGAAAGCTGCTTAAGACAAAACATCGGTTTCTTCGATCAAATTGGCGCAGGCGAAGTGGTCACAAGAATTACGTCCGACACGAATCTCATCCAAGATGGCATCTCGGAGAAGGTGTCTCTCACTCTTGCAGCTGTGGCTACATTCGTCTCGGCCTTCATCATCGGTTTCATCAAGTACTGGAAACTGACCCTGATCCTTTTTTCCACCGTCATTGCTCTCCTGATCAACATGGGCGGTGGTTCGTCCTTcatattaaaatataatcGACAAAGTCTTGAAGCCTATGCTCATGGAGGAAGTCTTGCAGACGAGGTCATCAGTTCTATTCGAAACGCTGTCGCATTCGGGACGCAGGAACGCCTTGCCAGGCAATATGACGCCCATCTCAAGAATGCGGAATACTTTGGGTTCCGTGTCAAAGGCGCTGTCGCTTGTATGATTGCAG GCATGATGCTGGTCCTGTACCTCAACTATGGTCTGGCCTTTTGGCAAGGTAGCAAGATGCTTGTAGATGGTGAAACTTCACTTTCTAACATCCTTACTATCCTCATGGCCGTGATGATTGGAGCCTTTAACCTAGGCAACGTTGCCCCTAACATTCAG GCTTTTACGAATGcagttgctgctgctgccaagatcttcaataCAATCGATCGTGTTTCTCCCCTCGATTCCTCTAGCAATGAGGgcgagaagctcgagaataTTCAGGGCTCTATCCGGCTCTCGAAAATCAAACACATCTACCCGTCTCGCCCGGAAGTCACGGTTATGGATGATGTGAGTCTCGAAATCCCGGCCGGCAAGGTGACGGCTCTTGTTGGGGCCTCAGGCTCGGGCAAATCGACGATTGTGGGCTTGGTTGAACGGTTCTACGATCCTGTGCAAGGCACAGTTTACCTGGATGGGCACGATATCTCAAAGCTTAATCTCCGATGGCTACGACAGCAAATGGCTCTTGTCAGCCAGGAACCTACACTCTTTGGCACTACTATCTTTAACAACATTCGTCACGGTTTGATCGGCACCAAGCATGAAGAGGCGAGCGAGGAAAAACAGCGTGAGCTGGTTATtgaagcagccaagaaggcaAACGCGCATGACTTTGTTTCTTCCCTTCCCGAAAAATACGAAACCAACGTTGGAGAACGAGGATTTCTCCTCTCAGGTGGCCAGAAGCAGCGTATTGCTATCGCTCGTGCCATCGTTTCTGATCCCAAGA ttctcctcctcgacgaAGCAACAAGTGCTCTCGATACCAAGTCGGAGGGTGTTGTGCAAGCTGCGCTTGAGAACGCTTCCGAGGGTCGCACAACCATCACCATTGCTCATCGCCTTTCAACTATTAGGGATGCCCACAACATCGTTGTGATGTCCAACGGTCGTATTGTCGAACAGGGTACTCACAACGAACTTCTAGAGAACAAGGGTCCATATTCAAAGCTCGTTTCGGCACAGAAAATTGCCGCTGCTGAGACGATGACCCCTGAGGAGCAAGCTGctattgatgagaaggaggtATCACTTATGCGGAAGATGACGAGCGAGAAACAGGCTGCAATTATCGCTGACCCTAACGATGACATCGCAGCCAGGCTGGACCGCACAAGCACCACAAAATCCGCATCGAGTCTGGCTCTTCAAGGTCGCAAAGCCGAGGCCGAACAAAAGTATGGCTTGTGGATACTTATCAAACTCATCGCGTCTTTCAACAAAAGGGAATGGGGATTTATGATTACGGGACTCATATTCTCCGCTATATGTGGAGGAGGCAATCCTACTCAAGCTG TTTTCTTTGCTAAGCAGATCACGACTCTGTCAGTGCCTGTAACAGACCAGAACCGTCACCAAATCAAGAAAGATTCTGATTTCTGGAGCGCTATGTATCTCATGCTCGCCTTTGTTCAGTTGTTTGCATTCATTATTCAGGGTGTCTTGTTTGCGAAATGTTCTGAGCGACTAGTCCACAGAGTACGAGACCGAGCTTTCCGAGCCATGCTTCGTCAAGATGTTGCCTTCTTTGACCGCGATGAGAACACTGCAGGAGCACTCACTTCATTTCTTTCGACTGAAACAACTCACGTTGCTGGACTGAGTGGCGTGACTCTGGGCACGCTGTTAATGGTTGGCACGACACTCATCGCTGCCATTGTTCTATCCCTAGCAATTCAGTGGAAGCTTTCACTCGTGTGTATCTCATTGATCCCCGTCCTCTTGGGATGTGGCTTTTTCCGCTTCTGGATCCTCGCGAAATTTCAGCACCGCGCTAAGGCTGCCTATGACAGCTCTGCCGGGTTTGCCTCCGAGGCAATATCCGCCATCCGAACCGTCGCCTCACTGACGAGGGAAGAAGATGTCTTAAAAACCTACAGAGATTCTCTTGCCGTACAGCAACGCAAGAGTTTAATCTCGGTCCTCAAGTCCTCAACGCTGTACGCCGCTTTGCAGTCCCTCCTTTTCGCATGCTTCGCAGTCGGCTTCTATTATGGCGGTACCCTCATAGCGAAGTTCGAGTTGAGCATGTTCCAATTCTTTCTCTGCTTTATGGCGATCATTTTCGGCGCCCAATCAGCCGGTGCGTATCAATGA